In Roseofilum reptotaenium CS-1145, a single genomic region encodes these proteins:
- a CDS encoding type II toxin-antitoxin system VapB family antitoxin has product MNKVMENNPAGTLIEIDPMLLQEALALSKSPTPTELLEAALQEYIQSRRQLKVVELFGTIDYDQEYNYKQQRQI; this is encoded by the coding sequence ATGAACAAAGTTATGGAAAACAATCCCGCAGGAACTCTAATTGAAATCGATCCAATGCTCCTGCAAGAAGCTCTTGCGTTGAGTAAATCTCCTACACCTACTGAGTTACTTGAAGCTGCTTTACAAGAGTATATTCAAAGCCGAAGACAACTGAAAGTTGTTGAGCTGTTTGGGACGATTGATTATGATCAAGAGTATAACTATAAGCAACAGCGACAAATCTGA
- the vapC gene encoding type II toxin-antitoxin system VapC family toxin, with protein MKALVDTSVWSLVLRCNTTNKVNEAATILQDLIADGRVVLVGAIRQEILSGIRYKEQFNQLKEYLRTFPDLELTPEDYELAAEFFNSCRSKGIQGSNTDFLLCAAAHRCGYSIFTTDKDFENFRQYIPIVLVDRNLNDVIHFGQRSFESLSTR; from the coding sequence ATGAAGGCTCTGGTTGATACTTCAGTGTGGTCACTGGTATTGCGATGCAACACAACGAATAAAGTGAATGAAGCCGCTACCATTTTACAGGATTTAATTGCAGATGGACGAGTGGTCTTAGTGGGAGCAATTCGTCAGGAAATCCTTTCCGGGATACGCTACAAGGAACAGTTTAATCAATTGAAAGAGTATCTTCGCACTTTTCCAGATTTAGAGCTAACCCCTGAAGATTATGAGTTGGCCGCAGAGTTCTTTAATAGCTGTCGCAGCAAAGGTATTCAGGGTTCAAATACTGACTTTCTGCTCTGTGCTGCTGCTCATCGCTGTGGGTATAGTATTTTCACAACAGATAAGGATTTTGAGAATTTTCGACAATACATTCCCATTGTATTAGTAGATCGTAACCTCAATGACGTTATACATTTTGGACAGCGATCATTTGAGTCTCTATCAACGAGGTGA
- a CDS encoding glycosyltransferase, with protein MNAPFFPQVSVIVPVYNGEEDLPELLQGFRNQTYPNNRLEYLIVDNGSSDRTSEILQAADLPNLKPLSQTEIQSSYAARNLGIKTAQYEILAFTDADCRPQPEWLANLVKPFAKPDIGLSVGEIIALPGNTLLEQHADRQETLSQKHTLANPFCPYGQTANLAVRRSIFDRVGLFRPYLTTGGDADICWRILRETDWKYEFVPDATVKHRHRRTLKELQKQWYRYGKSNRYLHQLHGVDLMRSLTLKETLYRMTRWMVKEVPLTSAKMLLGKADIVDLVKTPLGLYMFQARTQGQTFSDLPENARYIEPLTPNS; from the coding sequence ATGAACGCACCTTTCTTTCCCCAAGTTTCCGTTATTGTGCCGGTGTATAACGGTGAGGAGGACTTACCGGAATTGTTACAGGGGTTTCGGAACCAGACTTATCCAAACAATCGCCTAGAATACCTGATTGTCGATAATGGTAGCAGCGATCGCACCTCGGAAATTCTCCAAGCTGCCGACTTACCCAACCTCAAACCCCTGAGTCAAACCGAGATCCAAAGTTCCTATGCAGCGCGAAACTTGGGCATCAAAACCGCTCAGTATGAGATTCTCGCCTTTACGGATGCCGACTGTCGTCCCCAACCGGAATGGTTAGCGAACCTGGTTAAACCGTTTGCCAAGCCAGACATTGGGTTATCGGTGGGCGAAATTATCGCGCTTCCCGGTAACACTCTACTGGAACAACACGCTGATCGCCAAGAAACCCTCTCCCAAAAACATACCCTCGCGAACCCCTTCTGTCCCTATGGACAAACAGCCAACTTAGCAGTGCGTCGCTCTATTTTCGATCGAGTGGGACTGTTTCGTCCCTATTTAACCACAGGAGGAGATGCAGATATCTGTTGGCGTATTTTGCGCGAAACTGACTGGAAATACGAATTTGTCCCCGATGCAACCGTTAAACATCGCCACCGTCGCACCCTCAAAGAGCTGCAAAAACAATGGTATCGCTATGGAAAATCGAACCGCTATTTACATCAACTCCATGGCGTAGACTTGATGCGTTCCCTAACGCTCAAAGAAACCCTCTATCGGATGACACGCTGGATGGTTAAAGAAGTCCCCCTCACCAGCGCCAAAATGCTCTTAGGGAAGGCCGATATTGTAGACTTAGTGAAGACTCCTTTAGGGTTGTACATGTTCCAAGCCAGAACTCAAGGGCAAACATTTTCCGATCTGCCGGAAAATGCCCGCTATATCGAACCCCTCACCCCTAACTCCTAA
- the ispE gene encoding 4-(cytidine 5'-diphospho)-2-C-methyl-D-erythritol kinase → MRSYTLLACAKINLYLEIVGDRADGYHELAMIMQSVGLCDRLQIEPSGTDIIRITCNHPDVPSDSSNLAYRAAELMCSEFPEAFAQYGGVNISIDKHIPVAAGLAGGSSNAAAVLVGMDLLWNLGLTQGECERLGEQLGSDVPFCVRGGTALATGRGEKLSPLPDLDQLYVVLAKYESVKISTAWAYKTYRNIDEESYIRDPEHIEAYGQKVHSGPIVRAIASKNHAIITEELRNDFEKIVLPEYPQLVALKQRFIEAGALGTLMSGSGSTIFALTESQAEADRIKSDIEQQLNDPDLNLWVAQFSPTGIKVSD, encoded by the coding sequence ATGCGTTCATATACCCTATTAGCGTGCGCGAAAATTAATTTATATCTGGAGATTGTCGGCGATCGCGCCGATGGTTATCATGAATTAGCGATGATTATGCAAAGTGTGGGTTTGTGCGATCGCCTGCAAATCGAACCCTCTGGTACAGATATCATCCGCATCACCTGTAACCATCCCGATGTTCCCAGTGACTCTAGTAACTTAGCCTATCGTGCAGCGGAGTTAATGTGTTCCGAGTTTCCCGAAGCCTTCGCCCAATATGGAGGTGTGAATATTAGCATTGATAAACACATTCCCGTCGCTGCTGGGTTAGCCGGAGGATCGAGTAATGCGGCGGCTGTATTGGTGGGGATGGATTTGTTATGGAATTTGGGCTTAACTCAGGGAGAATGCGAACGGTTAGGAGAGCAGTTGGGGTCAGATGTGCCGTTTTGCGTTCGAGGGGGAACAGCTTTAGCTACGGGACGGGGAGAAAAATTATCCCCTCTGCCGGATCTAGATCAATTGTATGTGGTGTTGGCCAAGTATGAAAGCGTGAAGATTTCCACCGCTTGGGCGTATAAAACCTATCGCAACATCGATGAAGAGTCCTATATTCGCGACCCAGAACATATTGAAGCCTATGGTCAAAAAGTTCATTCCGGGCCGATAGTGAGGGCGATCGCCAGCAAGAATCATGCTATCATTACCGAAGAATTGCGGAATGATTTTGAAAAAATTGTTTTACCCGAATATCCCCAACTCGTCGCGCTCAAACAACGGTTTATAGAAGCCGGGGCACTGGGTACACTCATGTCGGGTTCAGGGTCTACCATATTTGCCCTTACCGAATCTCAAGCGGAAGCTGACCGAATTAAAAGCGACATCGAACAACAATTAAATGACCCCGATCTCAACTTATGGGTCGCTCAGTTTTCACCAACAGGCATTAAAGTGAGTGACTAA
- a CDS encoding DUF3082 domain-containing protein produces MINHNESISEQTSKPAISANVTPVRCLTGALMSGAITSFLYFLSMSIIETFANKPLATKNAIALNIGAAVRTLVMGMGLLATGVFALTTVGLLALAIQLSVRKSTVN; encoded by the coding sequence ATGATCAATCATAACGAATCAATTTCTGAACAGACGAGTAAACCGGCTATTTCTGCCAATGTTACCCCAGTGCGCTGTTTAACCGGCGCTCTGATGAGTGGGGCGATTACCTCATTTCTCTATTTCCTCTCCATGTCCATTATTGAGACATTTGCCAATAAGCCGCTCGCGACAAAAAATGCGATCGCTTTAAATATTGGTGCAGCCGTCCGCACCCTCGTCATGGGCATGGGATTATTAGCGACTGGTGTATTTGCTCTGACTACAGTCGGATTGTTAGCTCTAGCCATTCAACTCAGCGTTCGCAAAAGCACTGTCAATTAA
- a CDS encoding XRE family transcriptional regulator gives MKDYTTLSSELAKLSPERQEWIKARANKIYLEELTFQYLQEKLGLLEEELEQYFTEAHPGKAKLESRECLELNTLQEVVNALGGTLEITIKIPQKEPLVLISE, from the coding sequence ATGAAAGACTATACAACGTTATCGTCAGAGTTAGCAAAACTTTCTCCAGAACGACAGGAATGGATTAAAGCTAGAGCGAATAAAATTTATCTTGAAGAACTGACTTTCCAGTATCTGCAAGAGAAGTTAGGATTGTTGGAGGAAGAGTTAGAGCAATATTTTACCGAAGCGCATCCCGGAAAAGCAAAACTAGAAAGTAGGGAATGTCTGGAGTTAAATACACTTCAGGAGGTGGTAAATGCATTAGGGGGAACTCTGGAAATTACGATAAAAATTCCCCAGAAAGAGCCTCTTGTTCTGATCAGCGAATAG
- a CDS encoding ParB/Srx family N-terminal domain-containing protein gives MQKFWLFCLTLVVLGLSIVLPPSADARIPPCPSRPPQLRTTLECQIAIADLHPTQPVVGKYQVQYQVAVLKVIDRGESSEYATVENYVNQRKVPVVLGPGNQFYMVDSHHTMSSIWEYYQGDPDIRVNIEIIQDWRNKPDFWSAMKTNNYTYLGTPGNTISPEDLPRNLGKLKNDPYRAAVGMALNWGFFERPKGEKIFFYQFKLADCLKEFGLTLPEEINRFHIYQTLAMIHDPEYSYGNSSVCTIPPPQALSLEGIAAKLQR, from the coding sequence TTCTGGCTCTTCTGCCTGACTCTAGTCGTTTTGGGTTTATCGATCGTTCTTCCTCCATCCGCAGACGCTAGAATTCCCCCTTGTCCCTCCCGTCCTCCTCAACTGAGAACGACTCTGGAATGCCAGATCGCGATCGCCGATTTGCATCCCACACAACCCGTGGTGGGTAAGTATCAAGTGCAATATCAGGTCGCGGTTTTAAAGGTTATTGATCGCGGAGAATCTTCTGAATATGCAACGGTTGAAAACTATGTAAATCAGCGCAAAGTACCGGTTGTTTTAGGCCCGGGGAATCAATTTTATATGGTTGACTCTCACCACACCATGAGTTCAATTTGGGAATATTATCAGGGCGATCCCGATATTAGGGTAAACATCGAAATCATTCAAGATTGGCGAAATAAACCGGATTTTTGGTCAGCGATGAAAACCAATAACTATACCTATCTAGGAACCCCCGGAAATACAATTAGTCCTGAAGATCTGCCCCGTAACCTTGGTAAATTGAAAAATGATCCCTATCGTGCCGCAGTTGGGATGGCACTTAATTGGGGATTTTTTGAGCGACCGAAGGGCGAAAAAATATTTTTCTACCAATTCAAATTAGCGGATTGTTTAAAAGAATTCGGCTTAACTTTACCGGAAGAAATTAACCGTTTCCATATCTATCAAACTCTAGCCATGATTCACGATCCTGAGTATAGTTATGGCAACAGTTCCGTCTGTACAATTCCTCCCCCTCAAGCGTTATCTTTAGAAGGAATTGCCGCAAAACTCCAACGATAA